Proteins from a single region of Candidatus Omnitrophota bacterium:
- the lnt gene encoding apolipoprotein N-acyltransferase: protein MSFLSFVALVPLFFALDNKTLASTFRTGYFFGILFFGMIFYWFLFVSGIGMLLLVCALAVYMGIFAVGYHVFSKEKAIVKIFVLPSLWVCIEFLRAHLFSGFGWASIGHSQYQNIALIQIADIVGVYGVSFIVVMVNVAIKEMLTDFQETKKQKIKMWLVVSILFCLCIGYGHYRIKNMTYTDSVKVAVVQGSVPQSRKWYPKEWPAILNDYFKLTQEAASTNPALIIWPETAYPGYVWEDPKQFVDVQNFVKTMKIPLLVGIVTKEQESYYNSAVLIDLNGNLVKKHNKLHLVPFGEYVPLRDSLPWLVDILGIEDFSTGTEYTLFSEYERNDQKNSFGVLICFEDTVPELSRAFVSKGANFLVNITNDGWFEDTKAPFLHMQAAVFRTVENRVPLVRSANTGVSCFINVLGQIKETVQDSAGKMTYVPGVKTAEVKLTKKKALYTKFGDVFTYICFGIILIYCFINGRAIFLAKH, encoded by the coding sequence ATTTCTTTTCTTTCTTTTGTTGCTCTTGTGCCACTTTTTTTTGCATTGGACAATAAAACGCTGGCATCGACATTTCGAACAGGGTATTTTTTCGGAATTTTATTTTTTGGCATGATATTTTATTGGTTTTTGTTTGTTTCTGGCATTGGGATGTTGCTTCTTGTTTGTGCTTTGGCTGTTTATATGGGGATATTTGCTGTCGGGTATCATGTTTTTTCTAAAGAAAAAGCAATTGTAAAGATATTTGTTTTGCCAAGTCTTTGGGTGTGCATAGAATTTTTACGGGCACATCTTTTTAGCGGGTTTGGATGGGCGTCGATTGGGCATTCCCAATATCAGAACATAGCTTTGATTCAGATTGCAGATATTGTAGGTGTTTATGGTGTTTCGTTTATTGTGGTGATGGTCAATGTTGCTATTAAAGAAATGTTGACTGATTTTCAAGAAACAAAAAAACAAAAAATAAAGATGTGGCTTGTTGTTAGCATTCTTTTTTGTTTGTGCATTGGCTATGGTCATTATCGCATTAAGAATATGACATACACCGATAGCGTTAAAGTTGCTGTTGTTCAGGGAAGTGTGCCGCAATCTAGAAAATGGTACCCAAAAGAATGGCCGGCTATTCTTAATGATTATTTTAAACTGACACAAGAGGCCGCAAGCACAAATCCTGCTCTGATTATTTGGCCAGAGACGGCGTATCCAGGCTATGTTTGGGAAGATCCTAAGCAATTTGTTGATGTTCAGAATTTTGTTAAAACAATGAAGATTCCGCTTCTCGTTGGGATTGTTACCAAAGAACAAGAGTCGTATTATAATTCAGCGGTTTTGATTGATCTTAACGGCAATCTTGTCAAGAAACACAACAAGCTTCATTTGGTACCATTCGGAGAGTATGTTCCGCTACGTGATTCACTTCCTTGGCTTGTTGATATTCTAGGAATAGAGGATTTTAGCACAGGAACAGAATATACACTGTTTTCTGAGTACGAAAGAAATGACCAAAAGAATTCTTTTGGCGTTTTAATTTGTTTTGAAGACACGGTTCCAGAATTGTCGCGTGCATTTGTTTCTAAAGGGGCAAATTTCTTAGTTAATATTACGAATGACGGGTGGTTCGAGGATACGAAAGCGCCGTTTTTGCATATGCAAGCTGCTGTTTTTAGAACTGTTGAAAACAGAGTTCCTCTAGTTCGGTCGGCTAATACAGGAGTGAGTTGCTTTATTAATGTCTTAGGTCAAATTAAAGAAACAGTGCAAGATTCAGCCGGGAAAATGACTTATGTCCCGGGAGTTAAGACTGCTGAAGTAAAATTGACCAAGAAAAAAGCTCTCTATACAAAGTTTGGAGATGTTTTTACATACATTTGTTTTGGTATTATACTAATATATTGCTTCATTAATGGTCGTGCTATTTTTTTAGCCAAACATTAA
- a CDS encoding excinuclease ABC subunit UvrC yields MDIKKTIAQIPLSSGVYLMKSKRGAIIYIGKAVCLRKRVQSYFRKKTDSLKTEALVSEINDIDYILTLSEAEALILEASLVKKYKPKYNIDLKDDKSYPFIQMTDEDFSRVSIVRPRPKDVGRKMFKMFGPYVNAKLIREALGVIRKIFHFRTCAHLPKKACLDYHIGLCDAPCIKNITKTEYQKIIRNVCLILEGKKESLYRFLRKEMEQASQNKDFEKAGKIRDQIRAMGALYSGTKDINCFKEAEQLKRVLNLSRRLERIEAFDISNTMGQQSVGSMVSFLNGVPDKKNYRRFRIRETQGIDDFKMIAEVVGRRYQRLKKEAALFPDLILIDGGKGQLSAAKEKLVELDLNIPVISIAKRNEEIFVPYKRNPVVLSKDALGLKLIQRIRDEAHRFAVNYHRLLRSKKVFSEK; encoded by the coding sequence ATGGATATTAAAAAAACCATAGCACAAATTCCTCTTTCGAGCGGCGTGTACTTAATGAAATCGAAAAGAGGAGCAATCATCTATATTGGAAAAGCGGTTTGTTTACGTAAGCGCGTGCAGTCATATTTTCGAAAGAAAACGGATTCTCTTAAAACAGAAGCACTTGTTTCGGAAATTAATGACATTGATTATATTTTGACGTTAAGCGAAGCGGAAGCTTTGATTTTGGAAGCGAGCCTCGTAAAGAAATATAAGCCAAAATATAACATTGATTTAAAAGATGATAAAAGCTATCCGTTTATTCAGATGACGGATGAAGATTTCTCAAGAGTTTCGATTGTGCGCCCGCGCCCTAAAGATGTTGGTAGAAAAATGTTTAAGATGTTTGGCCCGTACGTTAATGCTAAGTTGATTCGTGAGGCTTTGGGTGTGATCCGAAAGATTTTTCATTTTCGTACGTGTGCACATCTTCCCAAAAAAGCTTGCCTTGATTATCATATTGGCTTGTGTGATGCTCCGTGCATTAAAAATATTACAAAAACAGAATATCAAAAAATAATTCGGAATGTTTGTTTAATCTTAGAAGGAAAAAAGGAAAGCTTGTATCGTTTTCTTCGAAAAGAAATGGAGCAGGCTTCTCAAAATAAAGATTTTGAAAAAGCAGGAAAAATTCGTGATCAAATAAGAGCTATGGGCGCTTTGTATTCTGGCACGAAAGATATTAATTGCTTTAAAGAGGCAGAGCAACTTAAGCGCGTGCTTAATCTTTCTCGACGATTAGAACGTATTGAAGCATTTGATATTTCGAACACAATGGGTCAGCAGTCTGTTGGATCGATGGTATCTTTTTTAAATGGAGTACCGGACAAAAAGAATTATCGGCGTTTTCGTATTCGTGAAACACAAGGCATTGATGATTTTAAGATGATTGCAGAAGTTGTTGGTAGGCGGTATCAGCGATTAAAAAAAGAGGCAGCTCTTTTTCCAGATTTGATTTTGATCGATGGAGGCAAAGGACAACTCTCGGCAGCTAAAGAAAAACTTGTGGAGTTGGATTTAAATATTCCTGTAATTTCTATTGCGAAAAGAAACGAAGAAATTTTTGTACCATACAAAAGAAATCCTGTGGTTCTTTCAAAGGATGCATTGGGTTTAAAGTTAATTCAGCGTATTCGAGATGAAGCGCATCGCTTTGCTGTTAATTATCATCGTTTGTTGCGATCTAAGAAGGTATTTAGTGAGAAATAA
- the prfB gene encoding peptide chain release factor 2: MLEEIKKRIKELEKKLESLRGLLDLSGKNQQIVSIQDQMAQPNFWDDSNASNKLMKDLKVLKSVVDPFEDSLSRLSDLKEFSELAEEDASLIEQIQLDLEDLSKNIDQVEIQTILGGEFDRNNALLSINAGAGGTESCDWASMLLRMYTRWAENKKHKVEVLDILAGEEAGIKSATLRISGVMAYGFLKAEKGVHRLVRISPFDSNKRRHTSFASIDVIPEVEGDIEIDINMDDLRIDIFRSSGPGGQSVNTTDSAVRLTHIPTGIVVQCQNERSQLQNKESAMRVLKARLYQLRQKEQDEKMATEYGEKQRIEWGSQIRSYVFQPYCMVKDHRTSCEVGNVQKVMDGDLDVFIEAYLKREK; encoded by the coding sequence ATGCTAGAAGAAATTAAGAAAAGAATTAAAGAGCTTGAGAAGAAATTAGAAAGTTTAAGAGGACTTTTAGATCTTTCAGGGAAGAATCAGCAAATTGTATCTATTCAGGATCAGATGGCGCAGCCAAATTTCTGGGATGATAGCAATGCCTCTAACAAATTGATGAAAGATTTAAAGGTTTTAAAATCTGTTGTGGATCCTTTTGAAGATTCTCTTAGTCGGCTTTCAGATCTCAAAGAGTTCAGCGAGCTTGCTGAGGAAGACGCCTCGCTTATAGAGCAGATTCAGCTTGATTTAGAAGACCTTTCCAAAAATATCGATCAAGTTGAAATTCAAACGATTCTTGGTGGTGAATTTGACCGAAACAATGCACTTTTAAGCATTAATGCTGGCGCAGGCGGAACTGAATCTTGTGATTGGGCTAGTATGCTTTTGCGCATGTACACGCGATGGGCTGAGAACAAGAAACATAAAGTGGAAGTTTTGGATATTTTGGCTGGGGAAGAGGCCGGCATTAAGAGCGCGACGCTGCGCATTAGTGGCGTAATGGCGTATGGATTTCTAAAGGCAGAAAAAGGGGTGCATCGATTAGTGCGGATCTCACCTTTTGATTCGAATAAAAGAAGGCATACTTCTTTTGCTTCTATTGATGTGATTCCGGAAGTCGAAGGGGATATTGAAATTGATATTAACATGGATGATTTGCGCATTGATATTTTTCGTTCATCTGGCCCAGGAGGGCAAAGTGTTAATACCACAGATTCGGCTGTGCGCTTGACTCATATACCAACAGGTATTGTGGTGCAGTGTCAAAATGAACGTTCACAGCTGCAAAACAAAGAATCGGCAATGCGTGTTTTAAAAGCTAGACTGTATCAACTGAGACAAAAAGAGCAAGATGAGAAAATGGCTACTGAGTATGGAGAGAAGCAAAGAATTGAATGGGGCAGCCAGATCCGATCGTATGTTTTTCAGCCGTATTGTATGGTTAAAGATCATCGTACGAGTTGTGAAGTTGGAAATGTTCAAAAAGTCATGGATGGCGATTTGGATGTATTCATAGAAGCTTATTTAAAAAGGGAAAAGTAA
- the secA gene encoding preprotein translocase subunit SecA: protein MFDFLIRKSVIKNAQKFIDRLEPKVNIHLPMELPLPSVGIIKKMTAVASKVNSLESEIKTKTDDQLRAKTQEFRLKIQQAVCSYEQQLADIEKQYSEESDHETRDSFLNDIDRIKQQLIKKREEVLDAILPEAFAVVREAAWRTLKMRHFDVQLVGGMILHKGNIVEMATGEGKTLVATLPTYLNALAGKGAHVITVNDYLAKRDKEWMAPVYEFLGLTVGVIQHDHTPPERKKEYGCDITYGTNNEFGFDYLRDNMVSFKEEMVQRSHHFAVADEVDSILIDEARTPLIISGPAEESTDKYYRANQIALQLKGRRITEKEEIDAKHKGEDLSTGFDYAADEKARSISMTEQGEKKAAQMFGIDNLHDMETIEYRHHILQALKAREFFRVDVDYVIRDGQVIIVDEFTGRMMPGRRWSDGLHQAVEAKEGIKIERENQTLATVTFQNYFRMYEKLSGMTGTAYTEASEFKQIYKVDCIVLPTNRILQRKNHPDCIYKTEREKFKATADEIAELHAQGRPILVGTISIEKSELLSSMLKQRGIEHQVLNAKYHDLEAHIVAQAGRYKAVTIATNMAGRGTDIVLGGNAEHLAKSLLESHAREASEGAQPSEEMYQKFLAQFKKEVEKEHAQVIEAGGLHVLGTERHESRRIDNQLRGRSGRQGDPGSSRFFVSLEDDLMRLFGSDRIMGMMNTLGMEEGQVIEHPLVSRAIEIAQKRVETHNFEIRKQLLEYDNVMNRQREVIYQLRRSILEGEKTKERIFDGIHNTICSMVPQYLFSGEEEVQWDIEGLMIALKTTFRLDIKPIQKDLVEMTQKQIEDFLSEKVIDIYEQKEKDIGSDQMRHLERIILLQTIDSKWKDHLYAMDQLKEGIGLRAFAHKDPLVEYQHEAFSMFEMMYDSIMQDVVEVVFKVEPAKQEAKFKSVFNSLPQELVHTEFSSLDKRPSSASGQPTADPARESQVRSGEKVGRNDPCPCGSGKKYKKCCGT, encoded by the coding sequence ATGTTTGATTTTTTAATTAGAAAAAGCGTTATTAAAAATGCGCAAAAGTTTATTGATCGGTTAGAGCCAAAGGTAAACATTCATCTTCCGATGGAATTGCCTTTGCCATCTGTAGGGATTATTAAAAAGATGACTGCTGTGGCATCAAAAGTTAACAGCCTTGAGTCGGAAATAAAAACAAAAACAGATGACCAGCTGCGGGCTAAAACGCAAGAATTCCGCCTAAAAATTCAACAAGCGGTTTGTTCTTATGAGCAACAATTAGCAGATATCGAGAAGCAATATTCCGAGGAATCAGATCACGAGACTCGCGATAGTTTTTTAAATGATATCGATAGGATCAAGCAACAGCTTATCAAAAAGAGAGAAGAGGTTTTAGACGCGATCTTGCCAGAGGCGTTTGCTGTTGTGAGAGAAGCTGCTTGGCGAACTTTAAAGATGAGACATTTTGATGTTCAGCTGGTTGGAGGCATGATTTTGCACAAAGGCAACATCGTAGAAATGGCAACTGGTGAAGGAAAAACACTTGTGGCGACTCTTCCGACATATTTAAATGCCTTAGCTGGTAAGGGAGCGCATGTTATTACAGTGAATGATTATTTGGCCAAACGCGATAAGGAGTGGATGGCACCTGTTTATGAATTTCTAGGATTAACAGTTGGCGTTATTCAACATGACCATACTCCGCCTGAGAGAAAAAAAGAATATGGGTGTGACATTACTTATGGAACGAATAATGAGTTTGGCTTTGATTATTTGCGCGATAACATGGTGAGCTTTAAAGAAGAGATGGTACAACGTTCTCATCATTTTGCTGTGGCTGATGAGGTTGATAGTATTCTGATCGACGAGGCGAGAACACCTTTAATTATTTCTGGCCCCGCAGAAGAATCAACAGATAAATATTATAGAGCGAATCAAATTGCATTGCAGCTAAAAGGTCGACGGATTACAGAAAAAGAAGAAATTGATGCGAAGCATAAAGGCGAGGATCTGTCTACTGGCTTTGATTATGCCGCAGATGAAAAAGCTCGATCAATTTCAATGACGGAGCAAGGCGAGAAAAAAGCAGCGCAAATGTTTGGGATTGATAATCTTCATGACATGGAAACCATTGAATATCGTCATCATATTCTACAAGCACTTAAAGCAAGAGAATTTTTTAGAGTTGATGTGGATTACGTTATTCGAGATGGCCAAGTTATTATTGTTGACGAATTTACTGGACGCATGATGCCGGGTCGACGCTGGTCTGATGGTCTTCACCAGGCGGTTGAAGCCAAGGAAGGCATTAAGATTGAACGAGAAAACCAGACGTTGGCAACGGTTACTTTTCAAAATTATTTTCGCATGTATGAAAAACTTTCTGGTATGACGGGTACCGCTTACACTGAGGCCAGCGAGTTTAAACAAATCTATAAAGTGGACTGCATTGTTCTTCCGACGAATCGTATTTTGCAGAGAAAGAATCATCCAGATTGTATTTATAAAACGGAACGAGAAAAATTTAAGGCGACGGCTGATGAAATTGCAGAGCTTCATGCGCAAGGCCGCCCGATTTTGGTAGGAACTATTTCGATTGAAAAATCAGAACTTTTATCGTCGATGCTAAAACAACGTGGTATTGAGCATCAGGTTTTAAATGCTAAATATCATGATTTAGAAGCGCATATTGTTGCGCAAGCAGGTCGTTATAAAGCTGTGACTATTGCCACGAATATGGCGGGACGGGGAACTGATATTGTTTTAGGCGGCAATGCTGAGCATTTAGCAAAAAGCTTATTAGAGAGTCATGCGAGAGAAGCTTCTGAAGGCGCTCAGCCGTCAGAGGAGATGTACCAGAAGTTTTTGGCTCAGTTTAAAAAAGAAGTTGAAAAAGAGCATGCTCAAGTTATTGAGGCTGGCGGCTTGCATGTGCTGGGAACAGAGCGCCATGAGTCTCGACGTATTGATAATCAGCTACGTGGTCGCAGCGGAAGACAAGGAGACCCAGGGTCATCTCGATTCTTTGTTTCGCTGGAAGATGATTTGATGCGATTGTTTGGATCGGATCGGATTATGGGCATGATGAATACCCTTGGCATGGAAGAAGGGCAAGTGATTGAGCATCCTTTGGTTAGCCGTGCGATTGAAATTGCGCAAAAACGAGTTGAGACGCATAACTTTGAAATCCGAAAACAACTTTTAGAATACGACAATGTGATGAACCGTCAGCGTGAAGTTATTTATCAGCTTAGGCGTTCGATTTTAGAAGGCGAAAAGACGAAAGAACGCATTTTTGATGGTATTCATAATACAATTTGTTCCATGGTGCCTCAATATCTGTTTTCAGGTGAGGAAGAAGTTCAATGGGATATTGAAGGATTGATGATCGCACTTAAAACAACATTTAGACTTGATATCAAGCCGATTCAAAAAGATTTGGTGGAAATGACGCAAAAGCAAATCGAAGATTTTCTTTCTGAAAAAGTAATTGATATTTATGAGCAGAAAGAAAAGGATATCGGCAGTGATCAAATGCGGCATCTTGAACGCATTATTTTGCTTCAGACAATTGATAGCAAGTGGAAAGATCATCTGTATGCGATGGATCAGCTTAAGGAAGGTATAGGGCTGCGTGCTTTTGCGCACAAAGATCCTTTGGTGGAATATCAGCATGAGGCCTTTTCTATGTTTGAAATGATGTATGATTCGATTATGCAGGATGTTGTTGAGGTCGTTTTTAAAGTTGAGCCAGCTAAACAAGAAGCAAAATTCAAGAGCGTTTTTAATTCCTTGCCACAAGAGCTTGTGCACACAGAGTTTTCGAGCTTGGATAAAAGGCCGTCATCTGCGTCGGGACAGCCAACGGCTGATCCTGCGCGTGAATCACAAGTTCGTTCTGGAGAGAAAGTAGGACGCAATGATCCTTGTCCTTGCGGGAGCGGAAAGAAATACAAGAAATGTTGTGGGACTTAA
- a CDS encoding PilT/PilU family type 4a pilus ATPase: MKLQKFFKQMVEQEASDLFLRSAALPRARINGKVQQLDDKPVSDMDMSELLATLLDDRRKRDILEQNKDIDFIYNDPDCGRFRVNVFYQRTIPALVARYVKNQTKSFEELKLPTEICEIFSKETRGLILACGPAGVGKTTTIASMLDYINANQEKHIVTLEDPIEFLFKDKKSMVNQREMGLDFYSYPMALRHVTQQSPDVIFIGTIRDEETMRAALSAAELGALVLGTFHTNNAVQTLERIINFFPPHLHAEMSLQLSMLLKGVLSLRLLPCKDGSGRVPAYESMFTTPTIARLIREQSVREIQSFINDGKLFGMKSFKQTLAQLVRNGIVEEEDARSASDSRDEFDLELSGLRRL, translated from the coding sequence ATGAAATTGCAAAAGTTTTTTAAGCAGATGGTTGAACAAGAAGCTTCAGATCTATTCTTAAGGTCTGCGGCTTTGCCGAGAGCGCGCATTAACGGTAAAGTGCAGCAGTTAGACGACAAACCTGTTTCTGACATGGATATGAGTGAGTTACTCGCAACTCTTCTTGATGATAGAAGAAAAAGAGATATTTTAGAGCAAAATAAGGACATCGATTTTATTTACAATGATCCTGATTGTGGACGTTTTCGTGTGAACGTGTTTTATCAGAGAACCATTCCAGCGTTGGTTGCGCGTTATGTTAAGAATCAGACCAAGAGTTTTGAAGAATTAAAGCTACCAACAGAGATTTGTGAAATATTTTCTAAAGAAACAAGGGGTCTTATATTAGCTTGTGGTCCGGCAGGTGTTGGCAAAACAACGACGATTGCAAGTATGCTTGATTATATTAATGCGAATCAAGAAAAACATATTGTTACGCTAGAAGATCCGATTGAGTTTTTATTTAAAGATAAAAAAAGTATGGTGAACCAAAGAGAGATGGGTCTTGATTTTTATTCGTATCCTATGGCTTTACGTCATGTGACGCAGCAAAGCCCTGATGTTATCTTTATTGGGACGATTCGTGATGAAGAGACTATGCGCGCAGCACTTTCTGCAGCTGAGCTGGGAGCGCTTGTTTTAGGGACTTTTCATACAAATAATGCAGTTCAAACACTTGAACGTATTATTAATTTTTTTCCACCACATCTTCATGCAGAAATGAGCCTTCAGCTTTCTATGCTTTTAAAGGGGGTTTTGTCTTTGCGGCTTTTGCCTTGCAAAGATGGGAGTGGCCGTGTTCCTGCCTATGAATCAATGTTCACAACGCCTACGATTGCGCGTCTTATTCGCGAGCAAAGCGTTCGGGAAATCCAGTCGTTTATTAACGATGGAAAATTGTTTGGCATGAAATCCTTTAAGCAGACTTTAGCGCAGCTTGTTCGCAATGGAATAGTTGAAGAAGAAGATGCAAGAAGTGCTTCTGATAGTAGAGATGAATTTGATTTAGAGCTAAGTGGCTTAAGAAGACTTTAA
- a CDS encoding MGMT family protein, with protein sequence MAEKIGKPKAARAVGQALNKNPYAPTIPCHRVVCLDGSLGGYAGGANLKKFLLNMEKETLNQSFEEQSLLKSE encoded by the coding sequence GTGGCTGAAAAAATAGGAAAACCAAAAGCTGCCCGTGCTGTTGGTCAAGCTTTGAATAAGAATCCATATGCCCCGACGATTCCTTGCCACCGTGTTGTGTGCCTTGATGGGTCTTTGGGTGGATATGCAGGAGGAGCAAACCTGAAGAAATTCTTGCTGAATATGGAAAAAGAAACTCTTAATCAATCTTTTGAAGAACAGAGTCTATTGAAGTCAGAATAG